In the Paenibacillus sp. FSL R7-0337 genome, CGGCAGGAACGGTTCACCGGAGTGACGCTGAAGGCCAGCCTGGAGGAGCGGGGACCGGTGCGTGCCGTGATCCGGCTGGACGGACGGCACAGAAGTACAAGGGGAGCCAGGGAATGGCTTCCTTATACTTTGCGGCTCTATTTCTATGCCGGGCTTGCGTCGATCCGGCTGGTGCATACCTTCCATTATGACGGCAACCCGCAGCAGGACTTCATCAAGGGGCTGGGCCTGCTGTTCAAGGTGCCGCTCAGCGGTCCGCTGTATAACCGACATGTCCGGCTGGCGGGCAGCGGGGGAATCTTCAGCGAATCCCCCAAGACGCTACAGACCCGCAGAACCCGGGGCAAATATGCCGGTATGTTCGCCGGGCAGCTTGAGGGGCAGAGCCAGCACTTTGATCCCGTAGAGGATGCGTACTTCACGGGACTGCTCAAGGATTCGGCGGTATGGGATGACTTCCGGCTGGTGCAGGATTCGTCTGAGCATTATGCCGTGCATAAGCGGACAGGGCCGGACTGCACCTGGATTAAAGGGGCGGAAGGCCGGCGGGCAGGCGGACTGGGCTATGTCGGCTCTGACGGCGGAGGCTTGGCTGCCGGAGTGAAGGATTTCTGGCAGAAGCACCCCTCCGGGCTGGAGATCAGCGGCACCTCCGGCGCGGAAGCGGCGTTAACGGTCTGGTTCTGGACGCCGGAGGCACAGGCGATGGACTTGCGCCACTATGATACGAAGACGCATGTCGAGTCCTCTTATGAAGGTGCAGAGGAGCTGCGGGCCACCCCTTACGGCATCGCCAATACGAACGAGCTGACCTTGTGGTGTACCGCGCGGACGCCGGATTCCGGTCAGCTTCGGCAGATGCAGCAGCAGGCGGATGAACCGCCGCTGCTGGTCTGTAAGCCGGAGTATTACAACCGCAGCCGGGCGTTTGGCCTCTGGAGCCTGCCGGACCGGAGCACGCCGGCCAAGGCGTACCTGGAGGAGCGGCTGGACGGAATTATCAGCTTTTACCAGAAGGAGATGGAGCAGCGGAAGTGGTATGGCCTGTGGGATTATGGCGATTTCATGCACAGCTATGATCCGGTCCGCCATGTCTGGAATTATGATCTGGGCGGCTGTGCCTGGCAGAATGCCGAACTGGTACCGAATATGTGGCTGTGGGTGAGCTTTCTGCGGACCGGACGCGCGGATATTTACAGGATGGCAGAAGCGATGACCAGGCATACCAGCGAGGTGGATGTGTATCATTTCGGGGAATATGCGGGTCTTGGCTCCCGGCACAATGTCGTGCATTGGGGCTGCGGCTGCAAGGAAGCTCGGATTGCTATGGCGGGCCTGCACCGCTACTACTATTATCTGACCGGAGATGAGCGGACCGGCGACATCATGGACAGTGTGAAGGATGCGGATTATTCCACGGTGAATCTGGACCCGATGCGGGCTTATTTTGCGAAGGATGAATTCAAGACGCATGTGCGGGTGGGGCCGGACTGGGCCGCGTTCAGCTCTAATTGGATGACCCGCTGGGAACGTTATGAGGATACGGCCTACCGCGACAAAATCCTAACCGGCATCGACTGCATCAAAGCAGCCAATCTGCGGCTGATCTCCGGGCCAACCTACGGATATGATCCCACAACGGGAATTCTCAGTCCTATGGGCGATGACAACTGGGGACGGCATCTGGCGATCTGCATGGGCGGGCCGCAGGTGTGGTTCGAGCTGGCCATGATGCTGGAGGACCCGGAGTGGGAGGACATGCTGGCGGAGTTCGGTGTCTTCTATAATTTGCCGGAGGAAGAGCAACGGCTTAGATCCGGGGGGGCAATTACAGGCAAGCTGCGTTTCGAGCATCCGGTGCTGAGTGTGGCTATTGCCGCCTACGGCGCATGGGTTAAGGATGACCGGGCGACGGCGGAACGCTGCTGGAGTATTCTGCTTGAGAATCCCTTCGGCACCGTCAATCTGCAAGCGGAGCAGAAGCGGGTGGCTTCTATGGAAGCGCTGGATGAAGTGGACTGGATGAATACGAACGAAGCCTCACAGTGGTCACTGAACACGATTATTGCGCTGGAGCTGATTGCCGAGTCTCTGCCTGCACGCGATGGTGGAGCGGGTGATGTAGCTGATGCGGAAGCTGTGGGGAGTACGGAAACTGGAGCTGGTGCTGGAACTGATGTTGAGGCTGGTGCAGAAGCTAGGATTAGCGCGAGGGCCGGTGCCGGAATTGACCATAATGCCGGTGCCGAGAAAGGTGAGGTGGTTCAATGACTACGCTACAGGGTGGAGCAGATGTTCCTGAGGGCTGGCGGGAGATCTACCGCAATACGCTTGAGGGGCCCGCGCAGGTAGAGGGCTTCCGGATGGAAGGCGAGGGCGCAGTTACTTTTCCGCAGAGACGGTTAAGGCTGGAGAGTACCCGCGGGGCTGAGGAAGGACAGAAGGCGAATGTGGTTTTCTGGTGTTCTGAGGTTCTTCCAGCGGAGCTTGCCATCTCCTGGAGGTTCCGCCCGCTGCGCGAGCCGGGGCTGGCCATTCTGTTCTTCGCGGCTGCCGGTGCAGGAGGCAAGGATCTGTTCGACCCGTCCCTGCCGGCCCGCACGGGCGAATATGACCAGTACCACCATGGGGAGATGGATGCCTATCATATCTCGTATTTTCGCCGGATGTGGGAGGAGGAGCGGGCTTTTCACACCTGTAATCTGCGCAAAAGCTATGGTTTCCACCTTGTCGCCCAAGGAGCTGATCCTCTCCCGGATACCGCCGATATGACTGCGGACTACCGGATGCTGGTGGTGAAGCGGGGGGCTGCTGTGACGTTTGCCATCAATGAATTGCCGGTGCTGCAATGGGTGGACGACGGCTCGTCCTTCGGTCCGCTGCTCGGCGGCGGCAGACTTGGCTTTCGGCAGATGGCCCCGCTGATAGCGGAATATAGCGATCTGGTCGTCTATGCTCCCTGAAGCTGGGAGAGGTGGCTGGAGTCACGGCTATCCCATAGCAAAAAATATACAAGTTCAATCTATATAGGGATGGACGATTACGAAGGAGGTTTTACTGCAATGCCGGGAGTCTATTACTGCTACCCGCAAGGCCGTCATAAGGCGCTGACCATGAGCTATGATGACGGACGGCGGGCGGATGAACGGCTGGTCGGGCTGTTCAACCAGCATGGAATCAAGGGCAGCTTCCATTTGAATTCCGGGCTGCTTGGCGAGGGGGACCGTATCAGGGCTGATGAGGTTGCGGCTCTCTACCATGGACATGAGGTCAGTGTGCATACGCGGAGTCATCCGACGCTGGCGCGCTGCCCGCAGGAGCAGGTCGTGGAGGAGATTATGGAGGACCGCAGGGTGCTGGAAGGGCTGGTCCGCCAGCCTGTGCGAGGTATGTCTTACCCGAACGGCTCCTATACGCAGGAGATCAAGGCGCTGCTGCCGCATCTGGGCATTGAATATGCCCGGACGGTACAGACCACCGGGGGCTTCGCCCTGCCGGAGGACTGGCTGGAGTGGCAGGCGACCTACCATCATAACCGGGAGCTGCTGGCTCACGGGGAGACTTTTGTGGAACTGCATAAGCGGCAGTATCTGTACCTGATGTATGTGTGGGGACATAGCTATGAGTTCGACAATGACCACAACTGGGACCTGATGGAGCGCTTCTGCGCCATGGCGGGCGGACGCGGCGACATCTGGTATGCGACGAATCTGGAGCTGGTGCAATATATGAAGGCCTGCCGGGGGCTGCTGTTCTCGGCGGCAAGGAATTTTGTCTGTAATCCGGGAGCGGCTGCGGTCTGGCTGGAGGTTGACGGTACGGCAGTCGAGGTGCCTGGGGGACAGACTGTGGATCTGGGCTGATACAGAACAGGGATAGAGTGAAGGAGGATGTATTGTGAATCATATGGATCATAGTCAAAAGCTGCACCGGCTGGCCGGATTGGATATCTCCGCCGCCGGTCCAAGATGTAAAATGCTGCTCGGCGATCTGGACGGGGACGGCCGGGCTGAATTGCTGCTGGTGCAGCCGGATAACCGCCAGGATGTGCGTTATATTCCCCATCAGGTGCAGTGCCTGACGGCGTACAATCTGGATGGCCGCCTGCTGTGGCAGACGGGAAAGCCGGACCCGGACGCAGGCAGCCAAGGCTCCGATTATCCGGCGCAGATTGCTGATATCGATGGTGACGGGGCTCTGGAGGTACTGTGTGTGATGAAGGACCAGCTGCATATTCTGGAGGGGGCGACGGGCAAAGTCAAAGCGGTTTACCCGCTGCCGGCAAAGGAGGCTCATGACTGCATCATTATTGCCAACCTGTCAGGCGGCGATTATCCTTCCGACATCATTCTCAAAGACCGCTACCATCAGCTGTGGGTGCTGGACCGGGACTTCCGGCTGCTCTGGACCCACCAGGGCAATTTGGGGCATTATCCCTGGGTGTACGATCTGGACGGTGACGGGCGCGATGAGGTAATGGCCGGATATGATCTGCTGAGCGCGGAGGGCAAGCTGCTATGGAGCTGCAAGGATCTGGACGATCACGCGGACTGCCTGTGGGTCGGCGATGTGAACGGAGACGGGGTGCCGGAGCTGGTCATCGGCGGCAGTGTGACGGTGATGTACGACCGTGACGGGCGCGAGCTGTGGCGGTACGAAGGCTCTGTCGAGTCGCAGCATCTGGCGCTCGGGCGGTTCCGCCCGGACCTGCCCGGCCTGCAGATTGCGGGCCTTGACCGTCTAGTCCGGGAGGATGACGGCAAGGGTCTGCGGGGCAAGGATGCTATGTTCCTGCTGGACCAGTCCGGCCGGGAGCTGTGGAAGGAAGAACGTACCACTGACGGCTGGCTTACCATTGTCGAAGCCGTCAGCCGATTCTGGCCGGATGCACCCGACTATATTCTGGCATACCGCCGGGGCGAAGCTGTGCTTCCCGCACTCTATGACGGCTATATGAATATCGTAGCCGAGTTCGCCGAGCAGGGTTATGCCGTGCACGGGGATCTGCTGGGCAGCGGAACGGAGCAGGTCATTATTTATACGGATGAGTTGGCTGCTGTCTATGCCGGTGAAGCCCTACCGCTGCAAGCGGCGCACCCCGGCCAGCCGCTGCCCCAGTCCAAACGCCTGTACAGCTCCACCCTGTACCCCGGCGGTGAGGTGGCGTTGTGATGGGGGGCGGGGACGAGAAGGCGGTGTTGAGTGCCGAGGAAGGGCATGCCGTGAAGGGTGCTGCATTGAGAGCGGAGTCGGTGAATAGTGATGCCGTGCAGGATAGTACATTGAGAGCGGATTCCGTGAAGAGTACCGTGAAAAGTGGCCCGCCGGGCAGCAGAGGGGAGGTTGCGCAGGCCAACGTCCCCGCCTACTTTGATCCGCGTCATTCCATCGTCCGTACCGCTGGAGATCATACAGAATCCATGCTGGCGGTTATAGCGAACCGCTATATTGGTGCGAATCCGCCGCAGCCTCCGGTCTACCGGGTGCATCTGGAGCACAGTTTTCCGCGGCTGGCGGATTGCCGGTACGAGATGAACCTGAAGGAGCGGCTGCCTGAACTGGAGGACGGGGAATTTGTCTATGTCTGGGGGAAGCTATGGAGCGATGCAGACAGCGAAATCCCGCTCGCCCTCAGCTGCTTCGGTCCGGTGACAGTCTATGTCAACGGCGTTTCCGTTTTTGCTTCCAATCTGAACGATGATGTGTTCCCGGACCGTAAGGCGTTCTTTCGTACCGGGCTGACGGCAGGCTGGAATCACTTCCTGCTGGAGTGTACCGCAGTCGGCACCGGCTGCGGCGGGATCTTCGGCACCGGGAGCGTGAAGGGCGCACCGCTGCATTGTCTGGCCCCGACTGCGGAGCGCAGCGGCTGCGAGGGCTGGATCTACAGCGCGCCGCAGCAGAGCAGATGGGCCCTGCAGCCGGAGGGCTGCGGCGCTCCAGAGGGAGAGGCTGCGGCGCACCGCGCAGAGCCTTCGCAGCGCGTCTGCTGCGGAGAAGCCGCGGAGGCCGCCGAAGCTGCGCTGGCGGCCCGCTGTGCCTGGTATCCGGCGGCCGGATGGCCGGATGACGAGGCACAGCGCGGGAATCTCGCGCGCGTGCTCGGCGCGGAGCCCGGCGCGAAGGCGCTGGCCTGGAGCAGGCTTGCGGTGAGCGCGCCGGGCGGAATGAACGTCCGGCTGTCCCTCCGCAGCCGGGATGTAGCGGCACTCAAGGTCTACGTAGATGGCAGGCTTGCCGCCATCCAGTCCGAAGAGAGTGCCGGCCTTGAGTGCATGCTGCCGCTGAGCTTCGGCAGCCATGACCTGCTGGTCGAGGCCGTGTGCGGCGGCCCCGGGTGGGGCTTCCGCCTGGAAGCAGCAGAAGCAGTTCCCCGTGTCCGGGCGGGGGACACGGGAGGCAGTTCTTGTGTCCTTAAAAGCTCCACCGGCACACTGAAGCTGGTGAGTCCTTATCCGGTGGAAGGGCAGACCGGGCCATGGTTGTACCTGGGCCCGTTTCTACAATCGGCGGCACCGCAGCCTATGGAAGCGGTCTCTATGGATGCTCCCTTCGGTGAAGGGGCAGAGGAATGCTTTTGGCGGGTGGACCGTCCTGGCGGTGCAGTCAGGCCCTATCTGGAGAGTGCGCTGTACGGCCGCTGGAATTATCCGCTCGGGGTAACTCTATATGGTCTGCTGCGTACCGGTCAGGCTCTGGCTGATCCTCATTATTCCGCTTATACTAGAGGACATATTGAGCAGTGTACCCGGCTTCATGCTTATTCGCTCTGGGACCGCAGCCGCTATGGTGCTCCGGGTATTAACCAGCAGCTGGCGCTCATGGACTCACTGGATGACTGCGGCTCCTTCGGTGCTACGATGCTCGCCGCCCATGCCGAACAGCCGCTGCATGGAGCGACCGAGACAGCGGCGTATATCGCCCGGTACATTCATGAGACGCAGTCCCGCGATGAGGAGGGGGCACTCTACCGGACACGGGGCACCACCGACTTCATGCAGGGAACGATGTGGTGTGATGACCTGTATATGAGTACTCCATTCCTGAGCAGGTATTATAAGCTGACGGGAGATACCGCTTATCTGGATGATGCAGTGTCACAATTTCTCCATTACCGTAATCGGCTATTACAGCCGGAGCTTGGCATTATGCATCATGTGTATGACTACAAATTCAGCAAGCCGAACGGGGTAGCCTGGGGAAGAGGCAATGGCTGGGTGCTGTTCTCGCTGACTGAGCTGCTGGAGGTACTGCCGGAGCAACATCCGCAGCGGGAAGAACTGCTGGAGTATTACCGGCTGCTGTGCGAAGGATATTTACGGCTGCAGGACGCCGCAGGATTATGGCATCAGGTTCTGACCGATCCCGAATCTTATGCGGAGGCATCCTGTTCCTCGATGTTCGTGTATGCTTTTGCGCGCGGCGTGCGCAGAGGTTGGCTGACAGAGCCGTATCCATATACCGGTGCAGCGTTACGCGGCTGGACGGCACTGGCCGAGTACTGCATCGACCATCAGGGGAATGTCTATGGCGTCTGCCGGGGATCGGGCTATTCCTTCAACAAACTATATTACAAAGAACAACTCACCTGGCAGCTTAACGATACTCACGGAATCGGAATAGTGCTGCTGGCCGGTATTGAAGTGCTTGAGCTCACACGGGGGCTGGAGGCGCAGCGCATATAAGGGGAGCAGGCCAAATTTAAAGGGATAAATCCCATTGATTCAGCTGAAAGTGGGCGGTGAGCGAAAATGAGAGGGATAAATCCCATTGATGCGGATAAAAGTGGATGATGAGCCAAAATAAAAGGGATAAATCCCTCTAAGCCGTCAGAATGAAGAGCACAAGTGCACTTGAATTCGTCAAAAGCCGGCCTGGAACGTAAATGAGGAGCACAAGTGCACTTGAATTTGCCAAAAGCAGGCCTGGAGCGTAAATGAGGAGCACAAGTGCCCCTGAATTTGCCAAAAGCAGGCCTAGAGCGTATACGAAGCGCACAAATACCCCTGAATCTCCCATAGGCACGCAAAAACCCCGCAGGCGAAATTTGCTTCCTGCGGTTTTTTGCGCGGAGTGCCTTATGGGTATGTAGCACAGGCGAGCTGAGCGGTTAATCCTTATCGATCAGCTCCAGCTTTTCAAGGATCTTAAGGGTGGTAATGGCAGATAGCTGCACAGCTAATTGAATGCTGGCCTGGCTGTTTCCACTCTGCTCCAAGGCAGCTTGGTTTTCGGATAACACATCTTCCGTCACCTGCTGGATCAGACTTTTGACGATCTCGTTATTCATAATAGGCTCCTCCTTCCGAAAGTAAATACTCTCATTCTATATTTCGGCCGGACCCAGGATTTTACTTAGGGAGCAGGGAATGTTATCCGGTAATCTGAACGAAATCCACACTTAACACAGACTTGAAGCGGAATCTGTAGTAAACTGGAAGGAATGTATTGTGTGCCTGCAATTATTCTACAGAAAAGAATGTGATCAATGTATGCAGCTTCAAGCTCCTCAACCGGCCAAGAAATGGCTGGAAAAATATCTGTCCGGAGACAGCATGGATTACCGGCAAATTATCGCCTTGTTTCTGCCTATTCTCATTGACCAGGCTTTCATTATCGGACTGAATCTGGTCAACACTGCGATGATCAGCTCGTCAGGGATGGCGGCGGTCAGTGCGGTGAATATGGTGGATTCCCTGAATATTTTTCTGATCAATGTGTTTGTGGCGATTGCGACCGGGGGGACGGTGGTGGTTGCGCAGTATAAAGGAAGCGGGAATGACCGCATGGTCTCCCAGGCTACAGCCGGCTCGGTAACCTCGGTCTCGCTGCTTGCGGTGGGTATTGGTCTGCTGCTGATGTCCTTCCATACGCCTATTCTGAATCTGCTGTTCGGGACGGCTTCCGCCGATGTGCTGGACAATGCCCGGGTCTATATGATCGGCAGCAGCATCTCTTATCTGGGGATTGCCGTGGTTCAGGCCGTATGCGGTGCGCTGCGGGGCGTAGGCCGGACGCGGGCTTCGCTGATGCTGTCGCTGATTATGAACGTGCTGTACGTTATCCTCAACGTCGTCTTTATTAACCTGCTGGACATGGGTGTGCTGGGCATGACATTTGCGGTCAATATTGCGCGTTATGTGGGGATGGCCTGTGCCTTGATCTATCTGTTCAAGTTCGATTCGGTGCTGCGTGTGCGGTTCCGCGACCTGTTCCATGTACCGCTTACGATGCTGCGCAAAATCATGTTCATCGGCGTACCGTTCGCCGCAGAGCAGATGTTCTTCAACGGCGGTAAGCTGTTGACGCAAATCTTCATTGTCAGTCTGGGCACGTATGCCATCGCCACTAATGCGATTGCCGGATCGCTGGCGATGGTCTTTCAGATTCCGGCCAGTGCGCTGTCGCTGACGATTGTGACCGTGGTCGGCCAGTGTATCGGACGGGGGGATGTGGCGGATGCCCGGAAGTTCATCAAGTCCTTCCTGTGGATCGGTTCCGCCTCTTACGCCTTGGTGGCCTTGATCCTGATGCCGCTGTTCCACCCGCTGGTGTCTATTTTCTCCCCGCCTGCGGAGATTATCGATGATCTGTTCGTGGTGCTGCTGGTCAATGCGATTGCCCAGATTCCGCTCTGGGCGTTCAGCTTCATTCTGCCGTCTGCCCTGCGGGCAGCGGGAGATTCCCGCTTCACCTCAATTGCTTCAATGCTGACCA is a window encoding:
- a CDS encoding DUF1961 family protein — translated: MTTLQGGADVPEGWREIYRNTLEGPAQVEGFRMEGEGAVTFPQRRLRLESTRGAEEGQKANVVFWCSEVLPAELAISWRFRPLREPGLAILFFAAAGAGGKDLFDPSLPARTGEYDQYHHGEMDAYHISYFRRMWEEERAFHTCNLRKSYGFHLVAQGADPLPDTADMTADYRMLVVKRGAAVTFAINELPVLQWVDDGSSFGPLLGGGRLGFRQMAPLIAEYSDLVVYAP
- a CDS encoding MATE family efflux transporter: MQLQAPQPAKKWLEKYLSGDSMDYRQIIALFLPILIDQAFIIGLNLVNTAMISSSGMAAVSAVNMVDSLNIFLINVFVAIATGGTVVVAQYKGSGNDRMVSQATAGSVTSVSLLAVGIGLLLMSFHTPILNLLFGTASADVLDNARVYMIGSSISYLGIAVVQAVCGALRGVGRTRASLMLSLIMNVLYVILNVVFINLLDMGVLGMTFAVNIARYVGMACALIYLFKFDSVLRVRFRDLFHVPLTMLRKIMFIGVPFAAEQMFFNGGKLLTQIFIVSLGTYAIATNAIAGSLAMVFQIPASALSLTIVTVVGQCIGRGDVADARKFIKSFLWIGSASYALVALILMPLFHPLVSIFSPPAEIIDDLFVVLLVNAIAQIPLWAFSFILPSALRAAGDSRFTSIASMLTMWLFRVVFGYILGIVLGYGVLGVWLAMNCEWAVRGAVFLWRFRGKKWYAHKLI
- a CDS encoding polysaccharide deacetylase family protein — protein: MPGVYYCYPQGRHKALTMSYDDGRRADERLVGLFNQHGIKGSFHLNSGLLGEGDRIRADEVAALYHGHEVSVHTRSHPTLARCPQEQVVEEIMEDRRVLEGLVRQPVRGMSYPNGSYTQEIKALLPHLGIEYARTVQTTGGFALPEDWLEWQATYHHNRELLAHGETFVELHKRQYLYLMYVWGHSYEFDNDHNWDLMERFCAMAGGRGDIWYATNLELVQYMKACRGLLFSAARNFVCNPGAAAVWLEVDGTAVEVPGGQTVDLG
- a CDS encoding glycoside hydrolase family 88 protein, which encodes MGGGDEKAVLSAEEGHAVKGAALRAESVNSDAVQDSTLRADSVKSTVKSGPPGSRGEVAQANVPAYFDPRHSIVRTAGDHTESMLAVIANRYIGANPPQPPVYRVHLEHSFPRLADCRYEMNLKERLPELEDGEFVYVWGKLWSDADSEIPLALSCFGPVTVYVNGVSVFASNLNDDVFPDRKAFFRTGLTAGWNHFLLECTAVGTGCGGIFGTGSVKGAPLHCLAPTAERSGCEGWIYSAPQQSRWALQPEGCGAPEGEAAAHRAEPSQRVCCGEAAEAAEAALAARCAWYPAAGWPDDEAQRGNLARVLGAEPGAKALAWSRLAVSAPGGMNVRLSLRSRDVAALKVYVDGRLAAIQSEESAGLECMLPLSFGSHDLLVEAVCGGPGWGFRLEAAEAVPRVRAGDTGGSSCVLKSSTGTLKLVSPYPVEGQTGPWLYLGPFLQSAAPQPMEAVSMDAPFGEGAEECFWRVDRPGGAVRPYLESALYGRWNYPLGVTLYGLLRTGQALADPHYSAYTRGHIEQCTRLHAYSLWDRSRYGAPGINQQLALMDSLDDCGSFGATMLAAHAEQPLHGATETAAYIARYIHETQSRDEEGALYRTRGTTDFMQGTMWCDDLYMSTPFLSRYYKLTGDTAYLDDAVSQFLHYRNRLLQPELGIMHHVYDYKFSKPNGVAWGRGNGWVLFSLTELLEVLPEQHPQREELLEYYRLLCEGYLRLQDAAGLWHQVLTDPESYAEASCSSMFVYAFARGVRRGWLTEPYPYTGAALRGWTALAEYCIDHQGNVYGVCRGSGYSFNKLYYKEQLTWQLNDTHGIGIVLLAGIEVLELTRGLEAQRI